From Chrysemys picta bellii isolate R12L10 chromosome 1, ASM1138683v2, whole genome shotgun sequence:
tcccagaggctagcgcagattaggcgtaggaagaagaggacacgggaggacatgttctcggaacttatgggctgctcccgagcccaggcagcacagcagacccagtggcgggagaacttgtcccaaatgcatcaatcacacatggaacgggaggagaggtggcggcaggaagaccagcaggcgactcaaacgctgcttggactaatgagggagcaaacggacacgctccggcgccttgtggatgttctgcaggaacggaggcaggaggacagagccccgctgcagtctatctgtaaccaccctcccccgccaccaagtcccatacccccctcacccaaagtccaaagaaggaggggcggcagagtccatgcaaactctcactccacccctgcagaaagctctagtagtagaaggctctcattccccaaaatttgacaagtcctttccttcccgcctcacacaagcccccgtccaagtttcacctcccagtttcatgtgtagttgctaataaaaaatacgtttgtgttaattactgtttccatcatgttcttttggaggaggggggtaagggggttggtaattggacaggacagtcacctttagcagggtacataggcgggggcaggtccagcagcagggcacatacacagtgcagtcactagttaccctggtcagtctgggaggtggttttcatgttctgtggtggggggtgggttgctctgtgactttgtggcgggggagggcagttacagatcttatgcggcggtccttatcctggatcacagagccacgcagcaggggatctgtaaccgtcctccccctgccacaaagtcacatagcccccccatacacacagtcccgatcaggaggggtgacaggctccgttgaaacaaccagtccaccactgtggagcctgtcaatcctggagtttagaagcgtcatttgcgtcactacactacacccgctccccaccacagtctgcgtcccaggtttaaaacattcccgcgaaaacagtaataaagaaaacggtgttcattaacaaagtagaagtgattttatttctaaacgtgtgttggaagggggtgaagggggtatgtaactggagaggatagtcaacattaactgggtaaagaaacgggggcaggttcagcttctctgtacacaaacttaaaagtcacaggttaccctgctcactcaggaacctagttttcaaagcctcccagatgcacagcgcatcccgctgggctcttctaatcacccggctgtctggctgggcgtaatcagaagccaggctatttgcctcaacctcccaccccgccataaaggtctcccccttgctctcacagagattatggagcacacagcaagctgctataacaatggggatattggtttcgctgagatcacagcgagtcagtaagcttctccatctccccttgagacggccaaaagcacactccaccaccattctgcacttgctcagacggtagttgaagagttctttttcactgtccagggcgccagtatagggcttcatgagccagggcattagcgggtaggctgggtccccgaggatgactataggcatctccacatccccaacagttattttgtggtccgggaagtaagtaccttcctgcagccgtctaaacagaccagagttcctgaaaacacgagcgtcatgaaccttgccctgccatccgacgtagatgttcgtaaaacgtcccctgtggtccaccagtgcttgcagcaccatggaaaagtagccctttctgttaatgtactggctggcctagTGCTccagtgccaggatagggatgtgagttccatctatggccccaccacagtttgggaatcccatcgctgcgaagccatctatgattacctccacgtttcccagggtcactacctttgacagcagtacatcaacgattgccttggctacttgcatcacaacaacccccacagtagatttgcctacgccaaagtggttcgcgactgaccggtagctgtctggcgttgcaagcttccagagggctatggccactcgcttctggacagtcagggctgctcgcatctgggtgtcattgcgcttcagggcaggggacagcaactcacaaagttcaaggaaagttcccttacgcatgcgaaagtttcgcagccactgggattcatcccagacctgcagcactatgcggtcccaccactcagtgcttgtttcccgggcccagaatcgccgttccacaacatccacatgacccattgccaccgtgatgtcctcggcgctgggtcctgtgctttctgagaggtctgtgctactctcagacttcagaccctcaccgcggtgccgtagcctcctcgcctgacttatctgcatctgcctctgggaaaggtggatgataagctgcgaggcgttgacaacggccacaactgcagcaatggtcgcagcgtgctccatgctcgcagtgctgtggcgtccgcgctgtcactgactagaaaagtgcgcgaactgatttcccgccggcgctttcagggagggagggcgggagtgatggacggatgacgacagttacccaaaagcaccctcgacacatttttttacccagaaggcattggtggctccacccagaattccaatgggcagcggggactgcgggaactgtgggatagctgcccacagtgcaccgcttccaatgtcgacgcttttcccgttagtgtggactcacaaagtcgaattactgtccttagtgtggacacacacgttcgactttgcaatatcgattccaaaaattcgatttaagtaaaatcgaactactctcgtagtgtagacatacccttagtatcacttaaatctgttTTGTTAATAAATGTATTCTCTTAAATCTCTGTTTTGTTAATAAATGTATTCTTGTGTTGTTAGAAAAACATCTCAGTGCTTTGTATTAAAGTGAGGTGTGAGTCTTCAGCTACCATAACAGGCTGGTTTAtacactgtctctttggaggcagcaagcTGAATAGTTCTGTCAGTGTcacagtgagagggactggacactgcagagagaTGTCTCTGGGGAATTCGGGAATTGGGCAAAGTTAAGACTGGCAGAGTCTCAAAGTTTGCTGGTGAAGCAgacagactggtgtggcagggagcaaAGTTCACAATTGCTAACAGTGGCTCACAGCCATGAATGTCCTGAATAGAACATCACAAGGATACAGGCCCATTTTATCCTCATGGAACTATGTATAGATCAGTTATTAGACCTGAATCTCCCTAACTCTCTGGGCTGATGTTATGGCTATGAGGAATGCTGTCTTCACAGAGAGATGGTAGAGAGAAAAGTCTGACAAAGGTTTGAAAGGAGACCTCATGAGTTTTGTGAGAACAAGATTCAGATCCCATAGCAATGGTGAGCAATGCATGATCAAATACGTAGGAACATGCAGCAATCCTTTCAGAAAGGTACTGTAGGGTAAACAAAGACTGTTGACCTGTGAATCAGTAAGTAGAAAGATGAGGCAGCTTAGTGGATCCCAATAGTTCAAGACAGTTTTACTGTTCCTAAAGTAGCAGATAGTCCagcaaaacaaaaggaagtattttttcacacaacgcacagtcaacctgtggaactccttgccagagaatgttgtgaaggccaagactacaacagggttcaaaaaagaactagataaattcatggaggataggtccatcgatagctattagccaggatggatagggatggtgtccctagcctctgttgccagatgctgggaatgggcaaggggatcgatcacttgatgattacctgttctgttcattccctctggggcgcctggcactggccactgttagaagacaggatactgggctagatggacctttggtctgacccagtatggccgttcttatgttcttaaaaacaaTGGAGATTTGTCTGGTCATAGACTTCTTGATTTCCAGAAGGATCTTTTGGAACTCAGCAGAACTTTCTTAATTTAGTGTTTCCACCAATCCAAAGCAAAGCTGTCAGCCTGCCAGATTTCTGATCCAGGTAGAGAATTTTTCCTAACCCTGAGATCAGATCCATTAAACTGGGAAGCAGGACTCAGGCCGATTCTAGTTATAGGAGATTAGCTAACTCTAACTCAAATGGATGAGCCCACATCTGGGTTATGAACAGACTGTCTGACTTTCTGGATGACCATCTAGGGTAATGGGAGAGTAACAATTTCTGAAATACCTTTTGGGTGACAGAAGCTGTAATGTTGAATAACttcttttggtttggtttggtttggtttgtgacTATTTAGAAATGAAACAGTAGAAATTTTTGCATCCCGGTTGGGTTGCCTCCTTCAAATAACCTCCCAGTCTCCTATCTGACCAACACTGGGAGGGAATGTTGAAGGATGCACCACAGTTGCACCTGTTCTAAGTACTGACCAGGCCTGCCCCTGTTCAGCTTGTGAGGTCTGTTGAGATAACAGCCCAAGTTATTATGACTGGAGACAGTGCAGGCAGAGATGAACATgagcttagaaagagctgt
This genomic window contains:
- the LOC135972999 gene encoding uncharacterized protein LOC135972999; the protein is MLADGEDEEGDEEDEAVDSAYNADFPDSQDLFITLTEIPYQPSPAVNPDTESGEGSATTSATVSQPSLASHSQRLAQIRRRKKRTREDMFSELMGCSRAQAAQQTQWRENLSQMHQSHMEREERWRQEDQQATQTLLGLMREQTDTLRRLVDVLQERRQEDRAPLQSICNHPPPPPSPIPPSPKVQRRRGGRVHANSHSTPAESSSSRRLSFPKI